The sequence below is a genomic window from Gammaproteobacteria bacterium.
GAAACGAACGATGACGAGATCGACGCCTGCGACCAGAGCATGCGTCGGTTGGCGGTCGGGTAACTTGTTCCATTCGGTCAAGGCAATTTTTTTCATGATCCTACCCTTGTTTGGTTTCAATAATGTGCCCTTCGCGCAACGGTATCTCCACGGCGGGCATGTTTTCTTCGCATTCGCCCATGCCGGCGGCCAGCCGAGCATAAGCGTTTGCCAGCGGCGCGGCGCTGACGCCGTGCAGCAGCGCACTCAACGTCACCGTGAGCACGGTGACGGTAAAAATTTCGTCGCGTTGCGGCAAATCGGATTCTTCGATGATCAGCAAAAGAAACAACACCGAAGCGAGTCCGCGCGGGCCGAACCAGCCGAGAAACAGTTGCGTCGGCAGGCGCACGCCGGTGGCGATCAATGACAGCAGGATCGGTAGCATCCTAACCACGGTCAGACTCAACAACGCGTAGACCAGGTGCTCAACGCCGGCGTGTTCGAGCGCTTGCGGCAGCATAACCGCGCCAAAAATCAGGAACGTAATCAGCATCAGCAGCTGGCCCTCGGTTTCCATGAATTCGAACAGGAAGGTACAGGCGTTTTGCAAACGGTTGCCGAATACCATGCCGCCAATAAAAACGGCGATGAACCCGTTGCCGCCGATCAGTTCGGCGGCAACGTAAATCAATATCGCGAGCGCGAGGATTGCGATCCCCTGGTAACTGTCGCCCATCCAGCCGCACACCACCGCGCGGTCGAGCGCAACGGCGCCGGTGGCGCCGATAATAATGCCGACGATCGGGCCGAGCACGAGTTGCATCAATCCGAATTGCACCCACATGCTGGCATCGTTCTGCGTGCCATGGGCGGCGCCCGCGAGGCTCGCGAACAGCAACACCGCCGGCAGTGCAATACCGTCGTTAAGGCCACTCTCGATATTAATCGCCTGGCGGATGCGTGCCGGTACCGCTTTCGCCGAGACCACCGACTGGCCGAGCGCGGCATCGGTCGGCGCCAGAAGCGCGGCCAACAGTGCCGCCTCCCACAGCGAAAAGGCAGGAAACAGCCAGACCGCGACCAGCGCGCCGCACAGCATCGTTAACGGTAATCCGAGCACGAGCATGCGCTGAGGCAGG
It includes:
- a CDS encoding cation:proton antiporter — its product is MDIQSLAIIAGGLLLFSLISGRLRDTIITAPLVFVGFGLVVGSSGVGVAHIDPGHGMIHFIAECTLILVLFTDAARIKLGDVRIDHNLPQRMLVLGLPLTMLCGALVAVWLFPAFSLWEAALLAALLAPTDAALGQSVVSAKAVPARIRQAINIESGLNDGIALPAVLLFASLAGAAHGTQNDASMWVQFGLMQLVLGPIVGIIIGATGAVALDRAVVCGWMGDSYQGIAILALAILIYVAAELIGGNGFIAVFIGGMVFGNRLQNACTFLFEFMETEGQLLMLITFLIFGAVMLPQALEHAGVEHLVYALLSLTVVRMLPILLSLIATGVRLPTQLFLGWFGPRGLASVLFLLLIIEESDLPQRDEIFTVTVLTVTLSALLHGVSAAPLANAYARLAAGMGECEENMPAVEIPLREGHIIETKQG